A region of the Bryobacteraceae bacterium genome:
CCGGCACGGAATGACGCTCGGCGAGCTGGCGCGGATGATCAACGCGGAGGAAAACATCGGCGCGCAACTGGAGGTCGTGCCGGTGAAGAACTGGCGGCGGCGGGACTGGTTTGACTCGACAAATCTGACCTGGGTCGACCCGTCGCCGAACATGCGCTCGCTGACGGCCGCGCTGCTCTATCCGGGCGTGGCGATGCTGGAATCCTCGCCGAATTATTCGGTGGGACGGGGCACGCCGGCGCCCTTCGAACAAATTGGGGCGGACTGGATTGACGGCGCGCAACTGGCTTTCTATCTGAACCGCCGGATGGTGCCCGGAGTGCGCTTTTATCCGGTGCGATTTACCCCGTCAGACTCGAAATTCAAGGGCGTTTCCATCCAGGGCGTCCGGTTCGTGATCGTGGACCGGGAGGGCTTCTCGTCGCTCCGGCTGGGGCTGGAGCTGGCCGCCGCCTTGCAGAAACTGTATCCCGGCAGGATCGATCTCGAGGCCAATTTCCGCCTGATTGGCAGCCGGGCCGTGATCGAGGCGCTTCGGCGGGGCGAGGATCCGCGGTCGCTCGAGCCGCGCCTTCAGACAGAGCTGCGGGAATTTCTCGAGAAGAGATCCCGGTATCTTCTGTATCCCTGAAGCGTGTCCAAAAAAGAAAATCAGGGCCGCCCCCGTGGGGGGCCCTGATGGCATCTGGCGGGTGGCTGCTCCGGATTTATGCCGGTTGAGGGTTCTTCGGCGGACGGCCACGGCGCTTGCCGGTGGGCGAGGGCGCTGCGGCTTTCTTGACAGCCTTTTTCTGCTGCAAGGCCAGCATCCATGCAGGCGGCCGCCCGCGGCGCTTGCCCTGCCCGCGCGCGAGTTTCTCCAGCGCCACGAGCACCTCTTCAATCCTCTCCCGCTCCTGGCGCAATTCGGCGATCATCTTGAGAATATCCATATCGCTTTTCCGATGCTCCCTGTTGGCCCGGCCTGTTCGACTTCGCGGGCCGCTGTTCCGCTTTCGGAACAGACTGGCCGACTTCTGCCGAGCCTCACCATATACTTACCTTAAAATTGGCGGGATTACAAGAGCCTTGTTCCAAAAACGTAACAAGCGGGGACCCCGTTGGTGCCTATTGACGGGCCCCCAAAGCCGCGCGGCGCTGCCGATTCCAGAAAAGATAGAACGGCAGGCCACAGAGAATGAGGCCCAGTCCAAGGAGGGATTCGCGGGCGGAATGAAGCAGCGTCTGGATCGTCAGGAACCCCGCAACTCCAACAAAAAGAACGGGAATCACCGGATAACCAAGGGTGCGGTAAGGCCGGGCAACATTCGGCATTTTTCTTCGGAGAACGAGCACCGCGGCGCCGGCCATTCCGTAAAGGATCCAGCTTGGGAATATGACGAGCGTGACCAGTTGATCGTAACGGCCACTCAGGACAAGGACGGCCGACCAGCCGCTGAGAGCGAGAATCGAAAAGCCGGGAGCGGCATGGCGCTCGTGAACCTCGCGGAAACGGCGGAAAAAGTATCCATCGGTGGCCATGGCGTAGGGCACCCGGGATCCGCTGAGAATGGAGCCGTTCAGAGCGGCAAAAATCGAGATCATGGCCGCGATGCTGACGAGGCTGGCGCCCCATGGGCCGATGGCGCGCTGCATCATCACCGCGGCCACACGGTCTGAGCTGGCCACCTCCGCGGGAGTCAGCACGCGGAAATAGGCCACATTTGTCAATATATAAATGGCCATCACCGCCCCGGTGCCGAAAATGAGCGCGCGAGGCAGGTTCCGTTGCGGCGATTTCACCTCGCTTGAGACCATGCTGAGGTTGTTCCAGCCGTCATACGCCCAGAGGGCGGCCACCAGGGCGGCGAAAAATCCGGCCACGCCGCCGCGCGCGCCCGTCAGGGCGGTGGCCCCATGCGGCGCTGAAGGGGATGCGAGGCCGACGCCGATGATCCAGACGATGAGCAGCACTTTCAGCGCCGTCACCGCCACCTGCACGCCGCCGCCGACGCGGATGCCAAACCAGTTTAGCCAGCCGAGCGCCAGGATGACGCCGATGGCCAACAATTGCCCGGCGCTGACGTCCAGCGGCGCGCCGCCGGCGCCCAGCGGGAGAGGAATCACGAAAACCGTACGGTCCAGCTCGGGACGGAAATTCGCCAGATAATAGAAGAAGCCCGTGGCAAGCGTGGCGATGGAGCCGCTCTTGGCCACCCACATCTGCGTCCAGCCGTACAGGAAGCCCCAGAAGGGCCCGTAGGCGGCCTTGAGGTAGTTGTATTCGCCGCCGGCTTCGGGCATCATCGACGCCAGTTCGGCATAGGTCAGGGCTCCGGCCAGCGAAAGCAGCCCGCCAAAGATCCAGACGGCAAAAACAAGTTCGGCGCTTCCTGTTTCAAGCACCATCTTGCGCGGCACGAGGAAAATGCCGCTGCCGATGACCGTGCCGACGACGATGGAAGCCGCGCCCCAGACGCCCAGCTCCCTGCGCAGTCCCGTCAACGGGCCCCCTCCCGGTCCAGCACGAGCGACGCAGCCAGCGAGACGGCCACGGTCGTGACGGTACCGATCAGCACATACCAGGTCCAGGCCACCGGCGTGGCGAACCGGAGATAGAGGTTGACGCCCAGCCCGGCCAGCATGCCGGCGACCGCCGAACGTTCGCTGACGCGCGTCGTAAGCACGCCAAGCAGGAAAACGCCGAGCAGCGCCCCATAGAGGATCGAGGCGATTCCGAGGCCAGCCTCCAGGACGCTTTTCACGTGGCGCGACAGCACGCCGATGCCGAGCAGGATTGCTCCCCAGACGAGCGTGGTCAGCCGTGCCAGGCGAAGATAATGCGATTCGTTATGGTGGCGGAATTTCTGCCGGTAGAAATCCATGACGGTGGTCGAGGCGAGCGAATTGAGCGCCGCGCTCAGATTCGACATGGCCGCGGCGAGAATGGCGGCGATCACCAGACCGCTGACGCCCGGGGACAGCGAATTCCAGATGAATTCCGGATAGATCCGGTCAGCCGGTTGAGGTGGAGCGGCGCCGGTGTCCTGATAATGCTTCCACAGGATCAGCCCGATCACCAGAAAAAGGGTGAACTGGAAAAAAATCACCACCCAGCTTCCAAACAGGGCCTTCCGCGCATCGGAAATGTTTTTCGCCGACAGCAGCCGTTGAACCATGAGCTGCTCGGTTCCGTGGCTGGCGGTCGTCAGGAAGCAGCCGCCGAGGACGCCTGCCCAGAAGGAATACTGCCGCGAGAGGAACTCGAGCGTGGGCTCGAAGCGGAAATCGAAGACCTGGAGCTTTCCCGCCGCCGCGGCCGCACGCAGGACTTCATGCCAGCCGCCGTTGATCTGGCCAAGCATTACAAACAGACTGACGATGGCGCCGCCGACGTAAAGAAACATCTGCACGACGTCGGTCCAGATGACCGCCGTCATCCCTCCTTCGAAGGTGTAGAAGAGGGTCAGGCAGACAATGACAACGATGGAAGCGATCTCGCCGGTGCCGAGAACAATGCTGACGACGATCGAGATGGCAAAGACGCGGACGCCTTCGGCCAGCGCGCGCAGCAGCAGGAACGTGCCCGCGGTGACGCGGCGCAGCCGCGGGCCGAAGCGCCGCTGCATCAGCTCGTAGGCGGTGAACAACTCGCCCCGGAAATAGTGGGGCATAAACAGCAGCGAGATGACGATTCGCGCCAGCAGGTAGCCGAAGACCACCTGGAGGAAGCCGAAGTTGCCGTGAAAACTGAGCGCCGGCGTGCCGATGACGGTCAGCGTGGACGTTTCGGCCGAGACGATGGAGAAGCCGATGGCCCACCAGGGGGTCGTTCTCCCCCCCAGGAAGTAGTCCTTGAGGCTCTTCTGGCTCTTGCGGAAATGCGCTCCGAACCAGGTAATGCCGATCAGGTAGAGCAGAATGACGCCCAGATCGAAATAGCGCATGAGAATTCCAGATTCTACCACCGCCCCCGTGCCGGCTTCGGCGCGGCCTGCGGGAAACGGGCGGCACGGCGGCGGCATCCAGAGGGATGAGGAGAGGGAAGCAGCCTGCTTGCAGGGTGGAAACGGGTTCCGATATACTCCGCAAGTGTTTGGTTGCGGGAACCCTCGAGGTTCCACCGGCCATCCCCGGCTGAGGGAGGGCAGGCATTGATGGTACAAATATCCAGGAGGCTCGTGGTGCTCAAGACCATCCAGGCAACAATCGCAGGAATCGCGCTGCTCGGCCTTGGCAGCCTGGCGCTGTGGGGCCAGGAGGCCAAGCAGCCGCAGTGGAAGGATCGTGCCGAGTACGATCTTGTTGAGCTGATCAAGAAGGAGCAGAATCCCCAGGCCCGGCTCCAGCTCCTCCAGCAGTGGGAACAGAAGTATCCCACCTCGGACTTCCGCGACGGCCGTTACGAACTGCTGGTTCAGACCTACCAGCAGCTTGGAAAAGCGAAGGAGATGCTGGACACGGCCAAGACTTGGGTGGCCTTCAATCCGAAGGCGCTCACCGGCTGGTACTGGATCAACCTGCTGACGGTGAGCATGAATGACACTTCGGCACCGGCGCTCGAACAGGGCGAGAAGGCGGCCAAAGCCCTGCTGGAGCTTTGCGAGGACTACTTCAGTCCAGCCAAGAAGCCGCAGCAGGTGACTGAGGAACAGTGGAAGCAGCAGAAAGCGACCACGGAGTATGTTGCCTACCGCACGCTTGGCTGGGTCGCGATGGAGCGCGGGCAGTACCTTGATGCCGACAAGTACTTCATCGAGGCGCTGAAGCGAAACCCGAATGACGCCCAGGTGTCCGCCTGGGCGGGCCGAGCCAACGTGCGCACGCGGCAACTGGATCGGCAGGGCATTGCCCTGTTCCACTTTGCCCGTGCGGCCGTCTACTCCGGGCCGGGCGGTTTCCCCGAAAATGTCCGCCAGCAGTTGCTGTCCACCTTCGAGAAAAACTACGTCAACTTCCACGGCAGCAAGGACGGCATGGATGAGGTCATCAAGCTCGCCCAGACGACGGCCATCCCTCCGGAGGGTTTCAAGATCGAGTCGCAGGACGAGATCATGGCCAAGCAGGAGGAGGAGCTGAAGAAGACCAACCCCGTGCTGGCCCTCTGGGTGGGCATCAAGCGCGAGCTCACTGGCCCCAACGGGCAGGCGTATTTTGAGAACTCGCTCAAGAACGCGCACATCCCCGGCCCGGATGGCATCGATGTGGGCGGGACAAAGGTGACGCGGCTGAAGGGCACGGTCGTCAGCTTCGATCCGCCCAAGAGACCGAAAAAGATCGTGCTCGGCCTGAGCTCGCCCAACATGAGCGAAGTGACACTTGTCTTCGAGAACCCGTTGCCGGTGGCCCCGGAGCCCGGCACGGCGCTTGAGTTCGCAGGCGTTGTCACGGAATACTCTCTCGATCCCTTCAACGTGACGTTCGAAGTGGAGCCGAAGGATGTCATCGGCCTGCCTGCGCCGAAGAAAGCCCCTGCGGTGAAGAAGGCTCCGGCCAAAAAAGTGACGAAATAGGCAGCATCCGACTGCGAGCCTCGATTCTGATGCAACAGCCGGCCCTTTTGGGCCGGCTTTTTTCTGCCGATTGCCGGCAGCGGCTTTGCGGCCGGGATTCGCGCTTTGCCCCTCTGAGCGGCGACTGGAGCGAGCCCGCCAGGGCGAGCCGAAGGAGCGGCTCTTTCGATCTCCATTCGCGGCTCCGAGGATGCCCAGTCCCTTCAGCACGCGATCCACCAGCGTCTTCCGATGAAACCGGGTCGCCTCCAGCGGTGATAGACTCACTGGCGGCCGTTCCTTGTATCGCCATGGAACCCACGCCGTCTTCTCTCTCCGCGCCGCCGAAAGCCGAGTTGCCGCAGCGCAACGTCGCCGTGGATGTTTTCCGCGGTATTGTGATGATCCTCATGATGGCGGAGGTTCTCCGCCTGGCCGAGGTGGCCCGCGCTTATCCTGGCAACCGGTTCTGGGCCTTCCTCGCCTACAACCAAACCCACGTCGAATGGGCGGGCTGCTCGCTCCACGACCTGATCCAGCCGGGCTTCTCCTTCCTGGTGGGCGTGGCGCTGCCATACTCGATCGCCAGCCGCATGGCGAGGGGCGCCACCTTCGGCAAGCTGTTTGCCCATGCCCTCTGGCGGTCCATCGTGCTCATCGTGCTCGGCATCTTCCTGCGCTCGCTGCACAGCCCACAGACGAATTTCACCTTTGAAGACACGCTCACGCAGATCGGGCTCGGGTATCCGTTCCTGTTCCTCCTCGGATTCGCCCGCCCGAAGACGGTGTGGACATGGTTCGGGCTGATCCTGGCCGGCTACTGGCTGGCCTGGGCGCTGTATCCGCTTCCTGGCCCGGACTTCGATTGGGCGCGCGTCGGCGTGCCGCCCAACTGGCCGCACCACTTCCACGGATTCATGGGCCACTGGAACAAGAACAGCAATCTCGGCGCGGCCTTCGACCAGTGGTTCCTGAATCTTTTCCCGCGCCCCGAACCGTTCGTGGCCAACCGCGGCGGCTATCTCACGCTGAACTTCGTTCCCACGCTCGGCACAATGATCCTGGGCCTGGTCGCCGGGCGCTGGCTGCGGCAGCTTGGCCCGCAGGCGTCGCTCACAAGGATGTGGATCGCCGCCGGCGCGGGCGTGGCCTCCGGGCTCGCGCTGCACTGGCTGGGCATCTGTCCGGTGGTGAAACGCATCTGGACGCCGGCCTGGACGCTGTTCAGCGGCGGCGCCTGCTTCGCCATTCTTGCTGCGCTCACCTGGCTGATCGACGTGAAGAGGAGCCGCTGGTGGACGTTTCCTTTCGTCGTCGTCGGCATGAACTCCATTGCGGCTTACATGATCGCCCACCTGTTTGAGGACTTTTTCCGTTCGACCTTCCGCATCCACCTGGGACCGAATTTCTTCCGGGTGTTTGGCGACGGCCTGCAACCGCTGCTCGAAGGCGCGGCCATCCTGCTCTGCTACTGGCTGATCCTGTTGTGGATGTACCGCCGGAAGCTTTTTCTCAAGATCTGACACGCGCCGATCTCTTCTCCGGCGCTGGTCCTTGCGGAATTCGCCGCCAGCGCGAGAAGCATGGGAAGGACGCAAGGTATCCGATCGCAGTTCAATTCCGGGTCGCCCGCGCTACTGAAGAATCACCTGCTGCCCCTCTTCGAGCCCGGCCAGCACTTCAGTCTTGATGCCGTTCGAAATGCCCAGCTTGACCGCCGCGCGGCGGCGGCCCTTCTCCTGAGACGGGTCCGGCACTTCGACGCTCGGCTTGCGGTCCTTGTCATAGACGACTGCGGCTTCGGGAACCAGAAGCACGTTCTTTTTCTCTTCGAGAATGATTTCAGCGTTCGCGCTCATGTTGGCCTTCAGTTCGCGTCCGGGGTTGTGTATGGAAACCTGCACCTCGAACGTGGTCACGTTGTCTTTCTCCACGCCATACGGGGAAATGCGGTACACCCTGCCCTCGAACCTGCGGTCGCGGAAACTTTCCACCACGATTCGCGCCGGCTGCCCCAGATAGACCTTGCCGATGTCGGCCTGGTCCACCTTGCCCCGGACAAAGACGTCGCTCATGTCGCCCAGCGTAAACAGCGCTGTGGCCTGCGACCCCAGCACAAGGATCGAACTGACGGCATTGCCCACTTCGACGTTGCGCGCCAGCACCAGCCCGTCAATCGGGCTGATGATTGTTGCATTCCGCAGATCCTCTTCGGCGCGTTCAAGCACCGC
Encoded here:
- the nagX gene encoding DUF5009 domain-containing protein, whose protein sequence is MEPTPSSLSAPPKAELPQRNVAVDVFRGIVMILMMAEVLRLAEVARAYPGNRFWAFLAYNQTHVEWAGCSLHDLIQPGFSFLVGVALPYSIASRMARGATFGKLFAHALWRSIVLIVLGIFLRSLHSPQTNFTFEDTLTQIGLGYPFLFLLGFARPKTVWTWFGLILAGYWLAWALYPLPGPDFDWARVGVPPNWPHHFHGFMGHWNKNSNLGAAFDQWFLNLFPRPEPFVANRGGYLTLNFVPTLGTMILGLVAGRWLRQLGPQASLTRMWIAAGAGVASGLALHWLGICPVVKRIWTPAWTLFSGGACFAILAALTWLIDVKRSRWWTFPFVVVGMNSIAAYMIAHLFEDFFRSTFRIHLGPNFFRVFGDGLQPLLEGAAILLCYWLILLWMYRRKLFLKI
- a CDS encoding amino acid transporter; the encoded protein is MTGLRRELGVWGAASIVVGTVIGSGIFLVPRKMVLETGSAELVFAVWIFGGLLSLAGALTYAELASMMPEAGGEYNYLKAAYGPFWGFLYGWTQMWVAKSGSIATLATGFFYYLANFRPELDRTVFVIPLPLGAGGAPLDVSAGQLLAIGVILALGWLNWFGIRVGGGVQVAVTALKVLLIVWIIGVGLASPSAPHGATALTGARGGVAGFFAALVAALWAYDGWNNLSMVSSEVKSPQRNLPRALIFGTGAVMAIYILTNVAYFRVLTPAEVASSDRVAAVMMQRAIGPWGASLVSIAAMISIFAALNGSILSGSRVPYAMATDGYFFRRFREVHERHAAPGFSILALSGWSAVLVLSGRYDQLVTLVIFPSWILYGMAGAAVLVLRRKMPNVARPYRTLGYPVIPVLFVGVAGFLTIQTLLHSARESLLGLGLILCGLPFYLFWNRQRRAALGARQ
- a CDS encoding transporter — encoded protein: MRYFDLGVILLYLIGITWFGAHFRKSQKSLKDYFLGGRTTPWWAIGFSIVSAETSTLTVIGTPALSFHGNFGFLQVVFGYLLARIVISLLFMPHYFRGELFTAYELMQRRFGPRLRRVTAGTFLLLRALAEGVRVFAISIVVSIVLGTGEIASIVVIVCLTLFYTFEGGMTAVIWTDVVQMFLYVGGAIVSLFVMLGQINGGWHEVLRAAAAAGKLQVFDFRFEPTLEFLSRQYSFWAGVLGGCFLTTASHGTEQLMVQRLLSAKNISDARKALFGSWVVIFFQFTLFLVIGLILWKHYQDTGAAPPQPADRIYPEFIWNSLSPGVSGLVIAAILAAAMSNLSAALNSLASTTVMDFYRQKFRHHNESHYLRLARLTTLVWGAILLGIGVLSRHVKSVLEAGLGIASILYGALLGVFLLGVLTTRVSERSAVAGMLAGLGVNLYLRFATPVAWTWYVLIGTVTTVAVSLAASLVLDREGAR